AAACTGGAGAAAGTAAGGAAGAAATTGGTATTTTAGGACCTAAAATTTATTTTTATGACAAACCAGACGTAATTTGGAGTGCAGGTTGCAGAATATCCTGGAAATTAAGCCGGGGGATACAAATCGGCACAAACGAAGTTGATCAAGGACAGTTCGATGAACAAAGAGAAGTTGAATACGTTAGTGGTTCTTCATTTCTTATTAAAACCGAAGCCATCCAGAAAATAGGTTTGATGGATGAGAAGTACTTTTTATACTTTGAAGAAAGTGATTGGACCCTAAGAGCTAATCAGGCGGGTTATAAGAGTTTATACGTCCCCACTGCCCACATTTGGCATAAAGTATCCCAATCTGGTGGAGGGATCAGCAAACCAATAGGCTTGTATTATATAACACGTAACCGGTGGATTTTTATGAGAAAATGGGCTAAAAAGAGTGATTATGCTTTTTTTGTTATCTACCAAATAATAGGATTCTTCATACTACCCCTAATACTTAGTATTTATTATGGGAATAGAAAACTCTTTATCAGTTATTATCATGGATTCTTTGATGGAATAAAATTCTAAAAACTATTTATCACATGGGAATAGATGTTTTTCTAGATGATTAATAAAAGAAAAATGATTATTATAGATGGTTTTAATGGAAAAAAAGAATTTTCTTATCACTAATTTTGATTTAAGCATAAGCTTAATTATATATTCAATTCTCGCAATATTTTCCATCAATTATTATCATTTTAATCTTGGAACCGATGGAATTTCATATTTATCTATAGCTGAGAATTATGTAAATGGATGCTGGTCACTTGCCATTAACGGATATTGGAGTCCTCTTTACTCCTGGTTACTGACACCAATCATTTTTTTTGATTATAATGTATCAACTGCACCATATGTGACTAGGATAGTGTCTTTAGTAGCCGGTTTTGTTACTATAATCAGCTTGAATAGGCTAAGTCTCACTTTTAATTTAAATAGAACAGTGAAAAAAGTTTTATTGATAACTTCAATCCCCATGATTTTATTTTATTCAATATTTAAGGACACACCGGATGTACTGGTAGTCTGCCTGCTTGTTTACTATTTCAGTTTTATTTTCGATGAAAATTATCCGAATTATTGGATTAATGGTGCTATATGTGGGTTTCTGGGTGGTATGGGTTTTTTAACCAAAACTTATATTTTTCCTTTTTTCATGGTGCATTTCCTTTTTTTCAATTTTTTATACTATTTTAAAGGACTTAAAAAAAATAGAAAGGGTGTAAAAAAAAATCTAATTGTGGGATTGGTAGTATTTCTGGCAATTAGTGGAATATGGATCACAACTTTAAGCTTAAAATATGATAAACCAACCATTGGGACTACAACAGAATATAATCACGCAATTGTTGGTCCTGAGTATGGTAATCATCCGGTTTATTCCATAGGACTTATTAGGCCCCCAAATCCAAGTGCCACAAGTACTTGGGAGGAACCTTCATTAGTTAAATTGAATGACTGGAGTCCCTTTGAATCACGGGAATATTTTGAATTTCAGTTAAAACTAACCAAGGACAACCTTCTCAAAACAGCTATTATATTTGAATATTACTCATTATTATCCTTTGCAATAATTTTTATTAGTTTATACTTTATCCTGAAATTGAAGACCGAGAGATCTTTTAAAAACAGATTGATTTATATAATGCTCACCATATTTATATATTCCTCAGGATATTTGCTTATTTTCGTTGAAGAACGTTATTTATGGCCTGCAATTACTTTAATGATGTTTTGTGGATTTTATATAATTAGTACGCTGTATAAAGAAAAGAATCTTAGTTTAAAATTCAGAAATATATTTTTAGTAATTTTGATGGTATCTTTTATCTTTACTCCAGCTTTTGAATTGTTTATTTATCCCAGTACTGATAATGGCTTGTATGATTTAAGTAAAACCTTACAAAATGACTATGGCCTACAAGGGAACATCGCATCCAATGGTCATTGGGAAAATACATTAGCGATTTCCTATTATCTGAACAACCAATATTATGGGTTACCCAAGAATATTATTGACCCTGTTGAACTCAAAAATGAATTAATTGCCAATAATATTACTTATTACTTTGTTTGGGGTGATTCAAATAATGTTCAGGTGATAAATTATAATGAACTAACCAATGGAAGGATTCAAGGGTTGAGAATATATGGAAGGACATATAATTGATAGTCTTTTAAATTGAAAGCTTTTTTAATGTGAATGTATTATAGGTCATTTAGAAACATTCCTGTAAATAATATTATTAAACTGATTTGATGAATTTTCCCATGACAATCTTTTATTAATTATTTTATTTTGAGAAGTTTCAAGAACATCATTTAATACATCCTGGTGATTTAAATAATATATCACTTTATTGTATAAATCATCAATATTAGAATTTATAAAAATCATTTCTTCTTCCGAAAAAAAGGTAGGTGCACTACCATCAGCGAGATCTATCACCGGGATGCCTGAAAGAGTCATTTCATAGTTAACTAATGAAATATTAGTCAGTGATGCAACTAATCCAAAATGACATTCATTATATAATTCAATTAACTCTTTAGTTTTGAGTTTACCTAAATTTTTAATAAATGGCAATTTAATATGTTTATTTAACCCAAATACATATACCTCTAGTTCATATCCTAATTTTGATAATTTTTCATGAAGATAACCAATTTGTTGGATTAAAAGAAAGGGTGCTCTTCTACTATCCAATTTTAAGTATAATGCTATTTTAACAAGTTTATTGATAATAATTTTTCTCTTTTTAAGTTTATACTGTCCTAATTCAACTGGAAAATCAATATAATCAACTTTTTCAGTTGTTTTACGTTCCACAATAGATTTATTCCATTTTCCAAGACTTACCATGTGAAATCCAAATTTGTATGTATTCAATGCCAAATAATAGAGGTCACCCATAGCATAGAAATATGGTTCGAAATCTTGAATAAAATACATTTTATAATCAAAAATATCTTGAAAAGCAAGCAGCCAATAACAAGATTCCCAGTAGGTAGCTATACCTATATCTGAATTGAATTTATTTAATTCACTTTGTTCTAGGAAAGTACCTTGATATCCTGGCAAATTAATTTCTGCACTTTTCTCCATTTTTTCCCTACTAGTACCATCATATGTGATGTAATACACATCATGTCCTAATTGAGATAGTAAAGTGCCTAATCGTAATATGGAAGTATGCCCACCACTATATGATACCATGCCCGGAACAATAAAAGCAATTTTATATTGATCTTTAACAGGCAAATATTGTTTTACACAATATCCATGTTCTATTTGAGAAATAATTTTTGATACTCTCTTTAAAACCAGAAGATCATATTCAAATCTTATAAATGATGCTAAATCTTTTAGTTTTTTCATGTTAATCTTTTCCAGGTCTAAAAAATATTGATTTAAAAGATGATGTCGTATTTGTCCAAAAAAACTTTAATTTATTATCTTTCCTATTCTTAAGAATATTATAGTTGGAAAAAGTTAGATTGTAAACTAATAACAGAATATAAAGGAGTACACTGCGTTGTTTCATAAGATAAAGGTTATTTCTTATGCCAAATGAATATTTCATAATATTTTCTGCATCAGCTGCAATAATATCATCAGAATAATTTTTTTGAGTTTCATGATAAACAATACTGTCAGCTACATAAAGACCTAAAAAATTATTTTCAGTCATGCGATTGGTATATTCTATATCCTCGGCCCAAACAAAAAATTCTTTCAAAGGTAATCCCACTTCTTCAATCACTTCTCTTTTTATCAGTAAAGACAACCAGGAAGCAGCCCTTATAACTAAAACATTACTATTTTCGAATTTATTGAAAGGGATTTCCTTCACTAAAGGCTGTACTTGGGGAATGTTCATGACATGAACATTTCCATCACGCCATAAAACTTTACTACATAAAAAACCAATATTCTTCACTAATACAGTTTTCTCCAATAACTTATTTAATGAGTTTTTTTTAGGTACGGAATCATTATCTAAAACCCATATCCATTTATAACCTTCATTATATGCTTCCCTAATTCCATCATGAAATCCCCCAGCACTTCCACTATTGGAAAAATTTCTTAAATAATAGAATTTAATTACATTTCCATCTTGATTCTTTACATTGGAAGAAGTTTTCCAAATTTCATTAGTATTTAAAGGAGGAAGCTCCGAGATATAACCTTCATTTTTTAGTAAGTTTGGGGTTCCATCATTTGAAGCGTTATCTATTAAATAAATGGCATCTAGGGAATCACACTGTTGTAAATAGGATAAACATTTAGATAATGGTTTTTTCCTGTTATAAGTAGCAATTACAGCACAAACATTAGAATCTTTATTCATTAATGTTTCACCTTAACCTATTTCACTTCGGTTATCACAATTATTCCATAGCATGCTGTAAGTCTCAGTTACAACAGTTGAATCACTATTAAAATTTTAGTGATTCATTTATTTATACAATTCTTTTAATAGATGAGCATAATTTACTCCAGAATTTCTAATACGAGTTATTCTAAGCAAAAAACTCCCAATCATGAAGTATATCAGAAATACTGAAAATATTGTCTTTTGATAAAAAGTTCCATATTCTTTTACGGTCGATGTTGTATTTTTTAAGCTCAACCCCCAAAAATAGAACCATTTTGAATTGTCTTTCTTAATACTTCTCCAGCCTTTGTGATATATGATGGATTTGGGAACGTAAACCGCTTTCCAAGAATTTTTACTCGCTCTCCAAGATAGTTCCGCATCTTCATAAGAAGTAATGTAACTCTCTCTGAGCAAACCAATTGATTCTAACATTTCACGTTTGTAAAAAGCTCCTGCTCCTTTAGCACCCATTATATTAATTTTTTTGTCAAATTGATGTTTATCAATTTTTCCATGACCTCGATCTATAATCCGTCCCCAACTGATAATATGGCCAGTAGAATCAATTATTTTATGATCATATGCATTTAATAATTTAGGGGAGTAGATTCCCACTCTTTCTTGGTTTTCTGCAGCTTTAGTTAATTCGTTCAGGAAATTTTCATCTGCAATCGTATCATTATTCAACAATAAAATAAAATCAGGATTAAACACGCGTAGAGCAAATCTAATACCTATATTGTTTCCTTTGGCATATCCATAATTTTTAGAATTTTTTAAAAGGATCAAATTTCTAATGGTTTTTTCAGATTCTAAATATGGATTAACATGGTGAAAATCTTTTTCTTCATATTCAAACATTTTAATATCAATATTTCTTTCAGATTTCAGAGTATTATTGGAGTTAGAGCAAAATTTCTTTATTTCTTCAATTGAATCATCTTTTGAATCATTGTCAACCACAATAACCTCATAATTATGATAATTAATCTGATATAAAGATTCTAAACATTCAATAGTATCTTCCCAACCATTCCAGTTTAGGATTATTATTGTTATTTCTGGGTTCATAATACAACCAGCATGAAAATTATCTTATAACTTCATTAAAAAGGTTACTAATAAATTTTTAATAAGAGGAAGCCTTCTTTGAAAATTTAAAGGAAGAAATGTTATCCAATCCTCAACAGTAGTTAAAATTAATTTATGATTTCTATGCTTTTTCAACAGATTATTAAGTGTATTATAATATTTTTCTGATAGCGAATATCCTTTAGATCTATGATATGCATATAATGGGAGTACGTAAACTTCATAACCTAATTTTTCCACTGTTAAACAATAATCAACACCATATAAATGCCAGTTATCACACACCACTTCATCAAAGGAAAGATTATCGAATATTTTTTTAGGTATAATCATTAAGCACTCATCTAATGTTTCCACTTTAGTAGGAACGTTAATAGGATAAGGTGATATTAAATGTGGAGGAATACCATCTTTAATATTAGTTATTGGCCACCAATATTTTTTTGATCGCCCGGCAACTCCTGCAACTCCAAGTTTTTCATAAGAATTTAAATAATTCTCAGCATCCTTCAACCATGTGGGAGAACTCATATCCATATCCTGATGCACAAACATAATATAATCATTACTGGCCTTTTGACCACCATAATTCAATGCTTCAGCAGCAGATTTA
This DNA window, taken from Methanobacterium subterraneum, encodes the following:
- a CDS encoding glycosyltransferase: MFSIVCVYNDQYILSEYLLKSLNIQINRYELILIDNTNKKFKSAAEALNYGGQKASNDYIMFVHQDMDMSSPTWLKDAENYLNSYEKLGVAGVAGRSKKYWWPITNIKDGIPPHLISPYPINVPTKVETLDECLMIIPKKIFDNLSFDEVVCDNWHLYGVDYCLTVEKLGYEVYVLPLYAYHRSKGYSLSEKYYNTLNNLLKKHRNHKLILTTVEDWITFLPLNFQRRLPLIKNLLVTFLMKL
- a CDS encoding glycosyltransferase; this translates as MNKDSNVCAVIATYNRKKPLSKCLSYLQQCDSLDAIYLIDNASNDGTPNLLKNEGYISELPPLNTNEIWKTSSNVKNQDGNVIKFYYLRNFSNSGSAGGFHDGIREAYNEGYKWIWVLDNDSVPKKNSLNKLLEKTVLVKNIGFLCSKVLWRDGNVHVMNIPQVQPLVKEIPFNKFENSNVLVIRAASWLSLLIKREVIEEVGLPLKEFFVWAEDIEYTNRMTENNFLGLYVADSIVYHETQKNYSDDIIAADAENIMKYSFGIRNNLYLMKQRSVLLYILLLVYNLTFSNYNILKNRKDNKLKFFWTNTTSSFKSIFFRPGKD
- a CDS encoding glycosyltransferase family 39 protein; the encoded protein is MEKKNFLITNFDLSISLIIYSILAIFSINYYHFNLGTDGISYLSIAENYVNGCWSLAINGYWSPLYSWLLTPIIFFDYNVSTAPYVTRIVSLVAGFVTIISLNRLSLTFNLNRTVKKVLLITSIPMILFYSIFKDTPDVLVVCLLVYYFSFIFDENYPNYWINGAICGFLGGMGFLTKTYIFPFFMVHFLFFNFLYYFKGLKKNRKGVKKNLIVGLVVFLAISGIWITTLSLKYDKPTIGTTTEYNHAIVGPEYGNHPVYSIGLIRPPNPSATSTWEEPSLVKLNDWSPFESREYFEFQLKLTKDNLLKTAIIFEYYSLLSFAIIFISLYFILKLKTERSFKNRLIYIMLTIFIYSSGYLLIFVEERYLWPAITLMMFCGFYIISTLYKEKNLSLKFRNIFLVILMVSFIFTPAFELFIYPSTDNGLYDLSKTLQNDYGLQGNIASNGHWENTLAISYYLNNQYYGLPKNIIDPVELKNELIANNITYYFVWGDSNNVQVINYNELTNGRIQGLRIYGRTYN
- a CDS encoding glycosyltransferase family 2 protein translates to MNPEITIIILNWNGWEDTIECLESLYQINYHNYEVIVVDNDSKDDSIEEIKKFCSNSNNTLKSERNIDIKMFEYEEKDFHHVNPYLESEKTIRNLILLKNSKNYGYAKGNNIGIRFALRVFNPDFILLLNNDTIADENFLNELTKAAENQERVGIYSPKLLNAYDHKIIDSTGHIISWGRIIDRGHGKIDKHQFDKKINIMGAKGAGAFYKREMLESIGLLRESYITSYEDAELSWRASKNSWKAVYVPKSIIYHKGWRSIKKDNSKWFYFWGLSLKNTTSTVKEYGTFYQKTIFSVFLIYFMIGSFLLRITRIRNSGVNYAHLLKELYK
- a CDS encoding glycosyltransferase family protein, with protein sequence MKKLKDLASFIRFEYDLLVLKRVSKIISQIEHGYCVKQYLPVKDQYKIAFIVPGMVSYSGGHTSILRLGTLLSQLGHDVYYITYDGTSREKMEKSAEINLPGYQGTFLEQSELNKFNSDIGIATYWESCYWLLAFQDIFDYKMYFIQDFEPYFYAMGDLYYLALNTYKFGFHMVSLGKWNKSIVERKTTEKVDYIDFPVELGQYKLKKRKIIINKLVKIALYLKLDSRRAPFLLIQQIGYLHEKLSKLGYELEVYVFGLNKHIKLPFIKNLGKLKTKELIELYNECHFGLVASLTNISLVNYEMTLSGIPVIDLADGSAPTFFSEEEMIFINSNIDDLYNKVIYYLNHQDVLNDVLETSQNKIINKRLSWENSSNQFNNIIYRNVSK
- a CDS encoding glycosyltransferase family 2 protein encodes the protein MNYPRVTIVIVNYNGWKDTIECLESVYKIDYPYFSVVLVDNNSNDESLSKIREYCKGELKIVSQYFDYNPENKPLFLQEFDNYEKGIKLRYLNKNDSYSLTLIKNNRNYGFAEGNNIGIRFSLNNLDPEYVLLLNNDTVVGENLLDDLVKTGESKEEIGILGPKIYFYDKPDVIWSAGCRISWKLSRGIQIGTNEVDQGQFDEQREVEYVSGSSFLIKTEAIQKIGLMDEKYFLYFEESDWTLRANQAGYKSLYVPTAHIWHKVSQSGGGISKPIGLYYITRNRWIFMRKWAKKSDYAFFVIYQIIGFFILPLILSIYYGNRKLFISYYHGFFDGIKF